A portion of the Calothrix sp. 336/3 genome contains these proteins:
- the glgB gene encoding 1,4-alpha-glucan branching enzyme, with the protein MTTIAPEQVNSIVWNQHHDPFEILGSHLVEENGKKVWAVRAYLPNASSVWVVLPEERKEYPMEAVHHPHFFECTIETSELTNYQLRIQEGEHERVVYDPYGFRSPKLTDFDLHLFVEGNHHRIYEKLGAHLTEVDGVKGVYFAVWAPNARNISILGDFNSWDGRKHQMRKGSTGVWELFIPELTVGEHYKYEIKNLEGHIYEKSDPYGFQQEPRPKTASIVTNLDTYQWHDADWMEQRRHTDPLTQPVSVYEVHLGSWLHNASSEPAKKPDGQLESVVTVSELNPGARFLTYRELADRLIPYVKDLGYTHIELLPIAEHPFDGSWGYQVTGYYAPTSRFGTPEDFMYFIDQCHLNGIGVLVDWVPGHFPKDGHGLAFFDGTHLYEHADPRKGEHKEWGTLVFNYSRNEVRNFLVANALFWFDKYHIDGIRVDAVASMLYLDYCRKEGEWLTNQYGGRENLEAADFLRQVNHLIFSYFPGSLSIAEESTAWPMVSWPTYTGGLGFNLKWNMGWMHDMLDYFSMDPWFRQFHQNNVTFSIWYNHSENFMLALSHDEVVHGKSNIIGKMPGDRWQKFANVRCLFAYMFAHPGKKTMFMSMEFGQWSEWNVWSDLEWNLLQYEPHQQLKQFFKDLNHLYRSEAALYTQDFAREGFEWIDCSDNRHSVVSFVRRDKDTDEFAIVVCNFTPQPHAHYRIGVPEPGFYTELFNSDARQYGGSNMGNLGGKWTDNWSMHNRAYSLDLCLPPLGVLILKLDKNKTAEVIED; encoded by the coding sequence ATGACCACGATCGCCCCTGAACAGGTAAACAGCATCGTCTGGAATCAGCATCATGATCCCTTTGAAATACTCGGTTCCCATCTAGTCGAAGAAAATGGTAAGAAAGTCTGGGCTGTGCGAGCCTACCTACCAAATGCTAGTTCTGTTTGGGTAGTTCTACCAGAAGAACGTAAGGAATATCCGATGGAGGCAGTCCATCATCCCCATTTCTTTGAATGCACCATTGAAACCTCGGAATTAACAAACTATCAACTTCGTATCCAAGAAGGAGAACACGAGCGCGTCGTTTACGATCCCTACGGTTTTCGTTCTCCCAAACTCACAGACTTTGATTTACACCTGTTTGTTGAAGGCAACCACCATCGTATCTACGAAAAACTCGGTGCCCACCTCACAGAAGTTGACGGCGTCAAAGGTGTCTATTTCGCCGTTTGGGCACCCAATGCTCGGAATATATCCATACTCGGTGATTTCAACAGCTGGGACGGACGTAAGCACCAAATGCGTAAAGGTTCTACGGGTGTCTGGGAACTATTCATTCCCGAACTCACCGTAGGCGAACATTATAAGTATGAAATCAAAAATCTTGAAGGTCACATCTACGAAAAATCTGACCCCTACGGTTTTCAGCAAGAACCCCGCCCCAAAACTGCATCCATCGTCACGAACTTAGATACCTATCAGTGGCATGATGCCGACTGGATGGAGCAACGACGACATACCGATCCCTTAACTCAACCCGTTTCTGTCTACGAGGTACATCTCGGTTCTTGGTTACACAATGCCAGTAGTGAACCCGCGAAGAAACCTGATGGTCAACTGGAATCCGTTGTGACTGTCTCAGAACTCAATCCCGGAGCACGTTTTCTCACCTATCGGGAACTTGCTGACAGACTCATACCCTACGTCAAAGACTTAGGTTATACCCACATTGAGTTACTTCCCATTGCCGAGCATCCCTTTGATGGTTCCTGGGGATACCAAGTCACAGGTTATTATGCTCCAACTTCCCGGTTTGGCACTCCGGAAGACTTTATGTATTTCATCGACCAATGTCACCTGAATGGGATTGGAGTTCTTGTAGATTGGGTTCCTGGTCATTTTCCTAAGGATGGACATGGTTTAGCTTTCTTTGATGGTACCCACCTCTACGAACACGCAGACCCCCGCAAAGGTGAGCATAAGGAATGGGGAACCTTAGTATTTAATTATTCTCGCAATGAAGTCCGTAATTTCCTCGTTGCCAATGCCCTATTCTGGTTCGATAAGTATCACATCGACGGAATCCGTGTGGATGCGGTTGCTTCCATGTTGTACTTAGATTACTGCCGAAAGGAAGGGGAATGGCTGACCAATCAATATGGTGGTAGGGAAAATTTGGAAGCTGCGGATTTTCTGCGCCAGGTGAATCACCTGATTTTCAGCTATTTTCCTGGTTCTCTCTCTATTGCTGAAGAATCTACCGCTTGGCCTATGGTATCTTGGCCTACCTACACCGGAGGCTTGGGTTTCAACCTCAAGTGGAATATGGGTTGGATGCATGATATGCTCGACTACTTCAGCATGGATCCTTGGTTCCGCCAATTCCACCAAAATAACGTCACCTTCAGTATTTGGTATAACCACAGCGAAAACTTTATGTTGGCGTTGTCCCATGATGAAGTAGTCCATGGGAAGAGCAATATCATTGGTAAAATGCCGGGAGACAGATGGCAAAAATTTGCTAATGTCCGGTGTTTGTTTGCCTATATGTTTGCTCACCCTGGTAAGAAAACCATGTTTATGAGCATGGAGTTTGGGCAATGGAGTGAGTGGAATGTTTGGAGTGATTTGGAGTGGAATTTATTACAGTATGAACCACACCAACAACTGAAGCAGTTTTTCAAAGATTTAAATCATTTGTATCGTTCGGAAGCTGCTTTATATACCCAAGACTTTGCACGGGAAGGATTTGAGTGGATAGATTGTAGCGATAATCGTCACAGTGTCGTGTCCTTTGTCCGACGGGATAAAGATACTGATGAGTTTGCCATTGTTGTGTGCAATTTTACACCTCAACCCCATGCCCATTATCGTATCGGTGTGCCTGAACCGGGCTTTTATACTGAGCTATTTAACAGCGATGCTCGACAGTATGGTGGTAGCAATATGGGTAATTTAGGCGGTAAATGGACTGACAATTGGTCTATGCACAACCGTGCTTATTCTCTGGATTTGTGTTTGCCACCTTTGGGTGTGTTGATTTTGAAGCTGGATAAGAATAAGACAGCAGAAGTTATAGAGGATTAG
- a CDS encoding penicillin-binding protein 2, protein MGNTRNRLLVVWAILMVAGAGLALNLYNLQILQGTKLKDKARSQQMVNLRPFMPRRQVIDRNRDVLAIDRPVYTLYAHPKLFEKSKQEVAAKLATIINQDVGELESKFSKKNSGILLASKLAEEVSDRVAGLHLNGLELIPKYSRFYPQNELVADIVGYVNLDRRGQAGIEYSQEKLLERSVQAVRMSRAGNGMLMPDYAPEGFSHAEDLQLELTIDSRLQRAAQAALKQQIRKFRAKRGAVIVMDAWDGSLLAMVTQPTYNPNEYSQADISLFRNWTVADLYEPGSTFKPLNVAIALENNIISPNDTFNDPGFIQVSDRTIKNAENKRFGRINIAQILQHSSNIGMVQIIQKLQPATYYGWLERLGLGQAVESDLPFIVNSQLKSQEQFLATPVEAATTSFGQGFSLTPLQLVQMTGALANGGKLVTPHVIKGLVDSKGQTHYVPTRRPPRPIFSPATTQKVVEMMETVVSEGTGKASRIQGYRIAGKTGTAQKASKSGGYLADAKITSFVGILPVESPRYVVLALVDEPKGENAFGSTVAAPIVKTVMETLIPMEQIPPTQVMNSSMGNR, encoded by the coding sequence ATGGGGAATACGAGAAATCGCCTGTTGGTGGTTTGGGCTATATTGATGGTTGCGGGGGCAGGTTTGGCGTTAAATTTATACAATCTGCAAATACTCCAAGGAACTAAGCTCAAAGACAAGGCGCGTAGTCAACAAATGGTGAATTTGCGACCATTTATGCCCCGTCGTCAGGTGATTGATCGCAATCGGGATGTGTTGGCTATTGACCGTCCCGTGTATACTTTATACGCCCATCCGAAATTATTTGAAAAATCCAAGCAGGAAGTAGCGGCAAAATTAGCAACTATTATTAATCAAGATGTTGGTGAACTAGAAAGCAAATTTAGTAAAAAAAATAGTGGTATTCTCCTTGCTAGCAAATTGGCGGAAGAAGTTTCCGATCGCGTGGCAGGTTTGCATTTAAATGGTTTAGAGTTAATACCCAAATATTCTCGTTTCTATCCGCAGAATGAATTGGTTGCAGATATTGTTGGTTATGTCAACCTCGATCGCCGGGGACAGGCGGGGATAGAATACAGTCAGGAAAAATTGCTTGAACGTTCTGTGCAAGCGGTGCGGATGAGTCGTGCGGGGAATGGTATGTTAATGCCCGACTATGCACCGGAGGGGTTTTCCCATGCGGAGGATTTGCAACTAGAGTTAACAATTGATAGTCGCTTACAAAGAGCTGCCCAAGCTGCCCTGAAACAGCAGATTCGTAAATTCCGTGCTAAACGGGGAGCTGTAATTGTCATGGATGCTTGGGATGGTTCCCTTTTAGCCATGGTGACACAACCCACCTATAATCCGAATGAATATTCCCAGGCAGATATATCTCTGTTTAGAAATTGGACGGTGGCAGATTTATATGAGCCAGGTTCCACATTTAAACCCCTAAATGTGGCGATCGCCCTGGAAAATAATATCATTTCTCCTAACGACACCTTCAACGACCCTGGTTTTATCCAAGTGAGCGATCGCACTATCAAAAATGCTGAAAATAAACGTTTTGGACGGATAAATATCGCTCAAATCCTCCAACATTCCAGCAATATTGGGATGGTGCAAATCATCCAAAAATTACAACCAGCTACCTACTACGGTTGGTTAGAACGTCTTGGTTTAGGGCAAGCCGTAGAATCAGATTTACCCTTTATTGTCAATAGTCAACTCAAAAGTCAAGAACAATTCCTTGCCACCCCCGTAGAAGCTGCGACTACTTCCTTCGGTCAAGGTTTTTCCCTCACCCCCTTACAATTAGTCCAGATGACAGGAGCTTTAGCTAACGGTGGTAAATTAGTTACACCCCACGTCATCAAAGGACTTGTAGACAGCAAAGGACAAACCCACTACGTTCCCACCCGTCGCCCACCACGACCGATTTTTTCCCCTGCTACCACCCAAAAAGTTGTGGAAATGATGGAAACAGTGGTATCAGAGGGTACAGGCAAGGCATCGAGAATTCAAGGATACCGCATTGCGGGGAAAACCGGAACCGCTCAGAAAGCCAGCAAGAGCGGCGGTTACTTAGCCGATGCTAAAATCACCAGCTTTGTGGGAATTTTACCTGTAGAATCTCCGCGCTACGTAGTTCTTGCCTTAGTTGATGAACCCAAGGGTGAAAATGCCTTCGGGAGTACTGTTGCTGCTCCCATCGTCAAAACAGTCATGGAAACTCTTATCCCGATGGAACAAATTCCCCCAACTCAAGTGATGAATTCTTCCATGGGGAATAGATAA
- a CDS encoding DUF4079 domain-containing protein gives MPEPIVHWGHPLMMGIVTFVLGSYVAYAGWQGRLANDKDVATKNRQSHRQLAPLMFLFMSLGATGGLLSLVMQRHSIMESSHFWTGMILLGLLGVNGVISFTGFGGDKPGLRMVHAYLGTTSVVLMVLHSIFGVQLGLSF, from the coding sequence ATGCCAGAACCAATTGTGCATTGGGGACACCCGTTAATGATGGGGATTGTCACGTTTGTATTAGGTAGCTATGTTGCCTATGCTGGATGGCAGGGACGACTAGCAAATGATAAGGATGTTGCCACAAAAAACCGTCAGAGCCACCGTCAATTAGCTCCCTTGATGTTTTTATTTATGAGTTTGGGTGCGACTGGAGGCTTATTATCTTTGGTAATGCAGCGTCACTCTATTATGGAAAGTTCCCATTTTTGGACAGGGATGATCCTCTTAGGGTTATTGGGTGTGAATGGAGTAATTTCTTTTACTGGTTTCGGTGGCGATAAACCTGGTTTACGTATGGTTCATGCGTACCTAGGAACAACTTCTGTAGTTTTAATGGTACTGCATAGTATATTTGGTGTGCAGTTGGGCTTGAGTTTTTAG
- the glyQ gene encoding glycine--tRNA ligase subunit alpha yields MNFQSVIAALNQFWSQRGCLVAQPYDMEKGAGTKNPHTFLRALGPEPWSVAYVEPCRRPTDGRYGENPNRFQHYYQYQVLIKPSPNNIQEIYLDSLRALGIRPEDHDVRFVEDNWEDATVGAWGTGWEVWLDGMEITQFTYFQQCGGIDCRPVSIEITYGLERLAMYLQGVEAITKIQWTDNITYGDVHLQGEIEQCTYNFEASNPEMLLSLFNIYEQEATQLTERGLVIPSLDYVIKCSHTFNLLDARGVISVTERTRYIGRIRHLARKVAQMYVEQREKLGFPLLKA; encoded by the coding sequence GTGAATTTTCAGTCGGTAATTGCTGCTTTAAATCAATTTTGGAGTCAACGTGGGTGTTTAGTTGCTCAACCCTACGATATGGAGAAGGGTGCGGGAACTAAGAATCCGCATACATTTTTACGTGCTTTAGGACCTGAACCTTGGTCAGTGGCATACGTAGAACCCTGTCGTCGTCCTACAGATGGACGGTATGGAGAGAATCCCAATAGGTTTCAGCATTATTATCAGTATCAAGTTTTGATTAAACCGTCTCCAAACAATATCCAAGAGATATATCTAGATTCTTTACGGGCTTTGGGTATCCGTCCAGAAGATCATGATGTACGGTTTGTGGAGGATAACTGGGAAGATGCAACAGTGGGTGCATGGGGTACGGGTTGGGAAGTATGGCTAGACGGGATGGAGATTACTCAATTTACCTATTTCCAGCAATGTGGAGGAATTGACTGTCGTCCAGTATCCATTGAGATTACCTACGGTTTGGAAAGGTTAGCAATGTATTTGCAAGGTGTGGAGGCAATTACGAAGATTCAATGGACAGACAACATCACCTATGGAGATGTGCATCTGCAAGGGGAGATTGAGCAATGTACCTATAATTTTGAGGCATCGAATCCGGAAATGTTGCTGAGTCTATTCAATATATATGAGCAGGAGGCAACTCAACTGACGGAACGGGGATTGGTTATACCAAGTTTGGACTATGTGATTAAGTGTTCCCATACTTTTAACTTGTTAGATGCACGAGGGGTAATTTCGGTAACGGAGCGGACACGCTATATTGGCAGAATTCGCCATCTAGCAAGAAAAGTGGCACAAATGTATGTTGAGCAAAGGGAAAAGTTGGGGTTTCCTCTTTTGAAAGCATAA
- the bchE gene encoding magnesium-protoporphyrin IX monomethyl ester anaerobic oxidative cyclase: MRIMMIQPNYHSGGAEIAGNWPPSWVPYVGGALKQAGFANIRFVDAMTDYIPDDVLAQIIAEYQPDVVLATAITPMIYQSQTTLKIVKEVCPQAKTIMGGVHPTYMYNEVLNEAPWVDYIIRGEGEEITVNLLRAIANGTDTQERRNILGIAFLEDGKVVATAAHPPIADLDTLTPDWSLLDWSKYIYTPLNVRVAVPNYARGCPFTCRFCSQWKFWRKYRSGTPKQFVDQIEILVKEHKVGFFILADEEPTINKPKFIALCNELIERNLGVYWGINTRVTDILRDEQELPLYRKAGLVHVSLGTEAAAQLKLNLFRKETTIEQNKRAIQLLKQNGMVAEAQFIMGLENETPETIEQTYHMALDWQPDMVNWNMFTPWPFSELFQDLGDRVEVRDYSQYNFVTPIMKPEAMEREDVLKGVLRNYARFYLRKSLEYWFVKDPFKRKYLLGCLKAFAQTTINKRFYNLKRVKYNGLKTKVELGFDESKILTREQIAQLKQAHPELTADVDFSGNISACGAPNDLPEYHGGEPDVPSMKI, encoded by the coding sequence ATGCGAATCATGATGATTCAACCTAATTACCATTCGGGTGGTGCGGAAATTGCCGGGAATTGGCCCCCCAGTTGGGTTCCCTACGTGGGTGGAGCTTTGAAACAAGCGGGTTTTGCAAATATCCGCTTTGTGGATGCGATGACTGATTATATTCCCGATGATGTGTTAGCGCAGATAATTGCCGAGTATCAACCTGATGTGGTGTTAGCAACGGCAATTACCCCGATGATTTACCAGTCACAAACAACTTTGAAAATTGTCAAAGAAGTCTGTCCCCAAGCAAAGACAATTATGGGTGGGGTGCATCCGACTTATATGTACAATGAGGTGTTGAATGAAGCGCCTTGGGTAGATTATATTATTCGCGGGGAAGGGGAAGAAATTACGGTAAATTTATTAAGGGCGATCGCCAATGGAACAGACACCCAAGAGCGCAGAAATATTCTCGGTATCGCCTTCCTTGAAGATGGTAAAGTAGTAGCCACAGCTGCCCATCCTCCCATTGCTGACCTAGATACTCTCACTCCCGATTGGAGTCTGTTGGACTGGAGTAAATATATTTATACTCCTCTAAATGTCCGGGTTGCTGTTCCTAATTATGCCAGAGGATGTCCCTTTACCTGTCGTTTTTGCTCTCAGTGGAAATTCTGGCGGAAATATCGTTCCGGTACACCCAAGCAATTCGTTGATCAGATAGAAATTTTAGTCAAAGAACACAAAGTTGGTTTTTTCATTCTTGCTGATGAAGAACCCACCATTAACAAACCAAAATTTATCGCCCTATGTAATGAGTTAATTGAACGTAATTTAGGTGTTTATTGGGGAATTAATACCAGAGTTACAGATATTTTGCGAGATGAGCAAGAATTACCCCTCTACCGCAAAGCCGGATTAGTTCATGTATCCTTGGGTACAGAAGCCGCAGCACAATTAAAATTGAATTTATTCCGTAAAGAAACCACCATCGAGCAAAATAAACGGGCAATCCAGTTATTAAAACAAAATGGTATGGTTGCAGAAGCCCAATTTATTATGGGTTTGGAAAACGAAACTCCAGAAACCATTGAGCAAACCTATCATATGGCTCTCGATTGGCAACCAGATATGGTTAACTGGAATATGTTCACCCCTTGGCCCTTTTCGGAATTATTCCAAGATTTAGGCGATCGCGTCGAAGTTCGAGATTATTCCCAATATAATTTTGTCACCCCGATCATGAAGCCAGAAGCAATGGAACGGGAGGATGTCCTCAAAGGTGTATTACGCAACTATGCACGCTTCTATCTCCGTAAATCCTTGGAATATTGGTTCGTCAAAGATCCATTTAAACGCAAGTATCTCCTAGGGTGTTTAAAAGCCTTTGCCCAAACAACTATCAACAAGCGTTTCTACAATCTCAAACGGGTTAAGTATAACGGGCTAAAAACTAAGGTAGAACTAGGTTTTGATGAGTCGAAGATTCTTACCCGCGAACAAATTGCCCAACTCAAACAAGCACATCCAGAACTCACCGCAGATGTGGATTTTTCTGGTAATATTTCTGCCTGCGGTGCGCCCAATGACTTGCCAGAATACCATGGGGGAGAGCCAGATGTACCAAGTATGAAAATATAA
- a CDS encoding serine protease: MPWSYNYIAVKVSPLTLPSLGAVLILILIISTNFRFFGDSAASKILIASHTEENNPNLASDRVKKIAQQVTVRIITKAGAGSGVIIKRDGNKYTILTCKHVVGDNQEKQYQVLSPDGVIYPAQLQKTEGLGNLDLALVEFESHQDYQIAKFGDRKSLLAGAELYASGFPNYQYLKTDTMEDTRNWGRKAFRFTIGKFSWYLERSLPQGYQLGYTNEVEVGMSGGPVFNQQGEVVGINGRLKYPVQGIDVYTFADGTKPTTEMFQKMESLSWAIPIKTFQELKQK, translated from the coding sequence ATGCCATGGTCTTACAACTACATAGCTGTGAAAGTTTCCCCCTTAACGCTACCTTCCTTAGGAGCAGTATTGATTTTGATATTGATTATCAGCACTAATTTTCGCTTCTTTGGTGATTCTGCTGCTTCTAAGATACTGATTGCCAGTCATACAGAAGAGAATAATCCTAACTTAGCTAGTGATAGGGTAAAAAAAATTGCCCAACAAGTGACCGTGAGAATAATCACAAAAGCGGGTGCCGGTTCTGGTGTGATAATTAAGCGCGATGGTAATAAATATACGATACTCACCTGTAAACACGTAGTAGGAGATAATCAAGAAAAACAGTATCAAGTATTATCCCCAGATGGGGTGATATATCCAGCACAGTTACAAAAAACCGAGGGATTAGGCAATCTAGATTTAGCTTTAGTTGAGTTTGAGAGTCATCAAGATTATCAGATAGCTAAATTTGGAGATAGAAAGTCTTTACTTGCGGGTGCAGAACTGTACGCAAGTGGGTTTCCCAACTACCAATATCTGAAAACAGATACCATGGAAGACACTCGTAACTGGGGAAGAAAAGCATTTCGTTTTACAATCGGAAAATTTTCTTGGTATTTAGAGCGATCGCTCCCCCAAGGATACCAATTAGGATACACCAACGAAGTCGAAGTTGGGATGAGTGGAGGTCCTGTATTCAATCAACAGGGAGAAGTAGTGGGTATTAATGGTAGGTTAAAGTACCCCGTTCAAGGAATCGATGTCTATACCTTTGCTGACGGGACAAAACCAACAACAGAGATGTTTCAGAAAATGGAATCATTAAGTTGGGCAATTCCCATCAAAACATTTCAGGAATTAAAACAGAAATAG
- a CDS encoding phytanoyl-CoA dioxygenase family protein has translation MFNQLSQRVSRLVSEIFYKIDLIKYRHQLPTLSPADKLIVQELQTQGTVVTSVDDLEIPRTSQMLEIAKKQLSREYGDRNAKGNIATLEAPAYPEIYTLTDIPEVYAWGSNPRLLGIIENYIGLPVTFQGVHLRQDFANQEAVTTEQWHLDAEDRRMLKVIIYLSDATEDHGPFEYIPKHSLSWLQALKIRFQIASQMNRGKLGLNDADMAAIVPKSQWKSCPAPAGGIVLTDPKAIFHHGKPRKMSRSALFFVYTSQNPLRPECCTQYSDETFTRVFA, from the coding sequence ATGTTTAATCAATTAAGTCAGCGTGTGTCCCGTCTCGTTAGTGAAATTTTCTACAAAATAGATTTAATTAAGTATCGTCATCAATTACCTACCCTATCTCCCGCAGATAAATTAATAGTTCAGGAATTACAAACCCAAGGAACGGTTGTCACCTCTGTGGATGATTTGGAAATTCCCAGAACTTCTCAAATGTTGGAAATTGCCAAAAAACAACTTTCCCGCGAATATGGCGATCGCAACGCAAAGGGAAATATTGCTACCCTAGAAGCTCCAGCCTATCCTGAAATTTATACCCTCACAGATATTCCAGAGGTGTATGCATGGGGTAGTAATCCCAGACTCCTGGGTATTATCGAAAACTATATCGGTCTTCCCGTCACCTTCCAAGGAGTGCATTTACGTCAAGATTTTGCCAACCAAGAAGCTGTCACCACGGAGCAATGGCACTTAGATGCAGAAGATAGACGAATGCTGAAAGTCATTATTTATCTCAGCGATGCCACTGAAGACCATGGACCCTTTGAGTATATTCCCAAACATTCTCTTTCCTGGCTGCAAGCTCTGAAAATTCGTTTCCAGATTGCCTCACAAATGAACCGGGGTAAACTGGGTTTGAATGACGCAGATATGGCAGCAATTGTCCCTAAATCCCAATGGAAATCTTGCCCCGCTCCCGCAGGTGGAATCGTATTGACAGATCCCAAAGCCATTTTTCACCACGGTAAACCCCGGAAAATGTCTCGCTCTGCCCTATTTTTCGTCTACACTTCCCAAAATCCCCTCAGACCTGAGTGTTGCACACAATACAGTGATGAGACCTTTACTAGGGTATTTGCTTGA
- a CDS encoding COP23 domain-containing protein, with translation MAGNLGITAAFTVLTVSCGLLFSNSVGLAQTSNTKSRVMTKFVCVPLGDGYATIAQRGTRKTGPIITWSSQAFGPQYTPKVRCEAVSQRLTKAVAVSGGKLNSLRMTHGVVGASPVICYTRSQSETCNANNLLLTLNQSDRGKEAEILKQLSTFSVAGSGIPVSRSEKDGRTVVRIGLEIEQALTEDNISNPVKPAPQQ, from the coding sequence GTGGCTGGCAATTTAGGTATTACAGCAGCTTTTACTGTTTTGACTGTTTCCTGTGGCTTATTATTTAGCAATAGTGTGGGATTAGCTCAAACTTCTAATACAAAAAGCCGAGTTATGACGAAGTTTGTCTGTGTTCCTCTAGGTGATGGTTATGCAACGATCGCGCAAAGGGGAACAAGAAAAACTGGTCCGATTATTACTTGGAGTAGTCAAGCTTTTGGTCCTCAATATACTCCCAAAGTTCGTTGTGAAGCGGTCAGTCAACGTTTAACCAAAGCTGTTGCAGTTAGTGGTGGTAAGTTGAATTCTCTACGGATGACTCACGGGGTAGTTGGGGCTTCTCCCGTAATTTGTTATACACGTAGTCAAAGTGAAACTTGTAATGCTAATAACTTGCTTTTAACCTTAAATCAGAGCGATCGCGGCAAAGAAGCAGAAATTCTTAAACAGTTAAGTACCTTTAGTGTGGCAGGTTCTGGTATTCCTGTCAGTCGTTCTGAGAAAGATGGACGTACAGTAGTGAGAATCGGTTTGGAAATTGAACAAGCCCTGACTGAAGATAATATCAGTAATCCCGTCAAACCAGCACCCCAACAGTGA